In Vreelandella piezotolerans, one genomic interval encodes:
- a CDS encoding beta-ketoacyl-ACP synthase III: protein MTNVVITGTGLYTPENAIDNAALVAAFNAWVDQHNAQHANAIARGEQEALAYSSSEFIEKASGIKSRYVLDADGILDPQRMRPKLPQRRNDEPSIQCEMATQAARQALSAAEVDAADIELVIVACSNLERAYPAVAVEVQQALGTSGYGFDMNVACSSATFALETAANAIAAGSVKRALIVNPEICSAHLNFRDRDSHFIFGDACTAMVLENDDVAVARERYEILGTRLVTKFSNAIRNNAGFLNRVTDSDPQALDKLFVQEGRRVFKEVCPMVAKLITDHLASLELSGADLTRMWLHQANRHMNDLIARKVLGVEPSETQAPIILDRYANTSSAGSIIAFHLHREALTDGDIGVICSFGAGYSAGSVVVRRQ from the coding sequence ATGACCAACGTAGTGATCACCGGTACTGGGCTTTACACGCCGGAAAACGCCATTGACAACGCGGCGTTGGTCGCTGCTTTCAATGCTTGGGTCGATCAGCACAACGCCCAGCATGCCAACGCCATCGCACGGGGCGAACAAGAAGCATTGGCATATTCTAGCAGTGAGTTCATCGAAAAAGCCTCGGGTATCAAAAGCCGCTACGTGCTCGATGCTGACGGCATCCTTGATCCCCAGCGCATGCGACCCAAACTGCCACAGCGTCGTAATGACGAGCCCTCCATCCAGTGTGAGATGGCCACCCAGGCGGCACGCCAAGCCTTGTCGGCGGCTGAGGTGGATGCCGCAGATATCGAGCTGGTCATCGTGGCGTGCTCTAACTTAGAACGCGCTTATCCAGCGGTAGCGGTAGAAGTACAGCAAGCATTGGGTACGTCTGGCTACGGATTCGATATGAACGTTGCCTGCAGCTCCGCCACGTTTGCGCTGGAAACGGCGGCGAATGCGATTGCGGCAGGCAGTGTCAAGCGGGCCTTGATCGTCAACCCGGAGATCTGTTCGGCGCATTTGAACTTTAGAGACCGTGACAGCCACTTTATTTTCGGCGATGCTTGTACGGCTATGGTACTGGAAAATGACGACGTGGCGGTGGCCCGGGAACGCTATGAGATCCTTGGCACGCGGCTAGTCACCAAATTTTCCAACGCGATTCGCAACAATGCTGGGTTTTTGAACCGTGTGACCGACAGTGATCCGCAGGCGTTGGACAAGCTATTCGTGCAAGAGGGACGACGCGTTTTCAAAGAGGTCTGCCCGATGGTGGCTAAGCTCATCACCGACCATCTTGCCTCGCTCGAGCTGTCGGGTGCTGATCTGACGCGTATGTGGCTTCATCAGGCCAACCGCCATATGAATGATTTGATTGCACGTAAAGTGCTGGGTGTAGAACCTAGCGAGACACAGGCCCCGATCATTCTCGATCGCTATGCCAACACTAGCTCGGCAGGCTCGATCATCGCTTTCCACCTTCACCGCGAGGCGTTAACGGACGGGGATATCGGCGTTATCTGCTCGTTCGGTGCAGGTTACAGTGCGGGCAGCGTGGTGGTGCGCCGTCAGTAA
- a CDS encoding MlaA family lipoprotein: MQRQAGNGWQKLLPLLLFTMLGMGGCASTGASQEEGAAEAQVAADPQDPWEGFNRRVFAFNDVLDRYALKPVAQGYKTITPEPVQTGVGNFFSNLAEIRTALNSLLQGKPANAGLATSRFLINSTVGIGGLLDYATLMEITADEEDFGQTLAVWGWEDSRYLVLPLFGPSTLRDATGRPADMAAYPPTYLDEDRVRIGLTALNIIDIRAGLLDQESLISGDRYRFVRDAYLQRRQFEVNDGALGDDPFAMDDFDFDDTDFGDDDFAD, from the coding sequence ATGCAAAGACAAGCGGGAAATGGATGGCAGAAGCTGTTGCCGCTTCTGCTATTCACGATGCTCGGCATGGGCGGCTGCGCGAGCACAGGGGCTTCTCAAGAGGAGGGAGCGGCGGAGGCGCAAGTGGCCGCTGATCCACAGGATCCATGGGAAGGTTTCAATCGACGCGTGTTTGCGTTCAACGACGTATTGGACCGCTACGCTCTCAAGCCGGTAGCGCAGGGGTATAAAACCATCACGCCTGAACCTGTTCAAACAGGGGTAGGTAACTTTTTCTCCAACTTGGCAGAGATACGCACGGCGCTCAACAGCTTACTCCAGGGCAAGCCTGCTAATGCAGGGCTCGCGACCTCTCGCTTTTTGATCAATTCTACGGTAGGTATCGGCGGCTTGCTGGACTACGCCACTCTGATGGAGATCACTGCCGATGAGGAGGACTTTGGTCAAACCCTAGCCGTATGGGGCTGGGAAGATTCGCGCTATTTGGTTCTTCCGCTGTTTGGCCCTAGCACGCTGCGCGATGCCACCGGTCGACCTGCCGACATGGCCGCCTATCCGCCCACTTACCTAGACGAAGATCGTGTCAGGATCGGTCTGACAGCGCTGAACATCATCGATATACGTGCGGGCTTGCTGGATCAAGAGTCGTTGATTTCGGGAGATCGCTATCGGTTCGTACGCGATGCCTATTTACAGCGCCGACAGTTCGAGGTGAATGACGGAGCGCTGGGCGATGACCCGTTTGCCATGGATGATTTTGATTTCGACGATACCGACTTTGGTGACGACGATTTCGCCGATTGA
- a CDS encoding PP2C family protein-serine/threonine phosphatase has protein sequence MDHAKQLIAVIDEPGPERDALAEAITCDGMWVYAADNIAHLPNGTALIVAHARAVPRQQWSPLTLRLPTLIVSDSRQDADLIKAIDVGLVDYIVHPLRHTELLRRMIRKAIELHALAQERDRDRERLAELNESLETHLALLRMDQQSGGHIQRRLLPAHPKVISGVYYDYWFAPSLYLSGDFLDYQRYNDRFSAFYFADVSGHGASSAFVTVLLKYLCNRWLNEWDGQAPEQLPPHWLAAMNRELQDTDIGKHATLFVGVIDHEAHTLHYSLGAQLPMPLLAADGKLERLAGEGMPVGLFPDVEYPALSCALPANFRLWLCSDGVLECLPGKTLDTRLTELEQLVSESVTLEQLRDRLASTNSLLEKGDADDEANQDRDALPDDLTIMMVSGFGHAD, from the coding sequence ATGGATCACGCTAAGCAGTTGATCGCAGTAATCGATGAGCCTGGCCCCGAGCGCGATGCGCTGGCCGAGGCGATTACTTGCGACGGCATGTGGGTGTACGCCGCCGATAACATAGCCCATTTGCCTAACGGCACTGCGTTGATCGTCGCCCATGCGCGCGCTGTGCCGCGGCAGCAATGGTCGCCGTTAACGCTTCGGCTGCCCACGCTCATCGTGAGCGACTCTCGCCAGGATGCTGACCTGATCAAGGCGATCGATGTGGGGCTGGTGGATTATATCGTGCACCCGCTACGCCATACTGAACTACTGCGCCGGATGATTCGCAAAGCGATCGAGCTGCACGCTTTGGCGCAGGAGCGTGACCGTGACCGTGAGCGCCTGGCAGAGCTCAACGAGAGCCTCGAGACGCACTTGGCGCTATTGCGCATGGATCAACAAAGCGGGGGCCATATTCAGCGCCGATTGTTGCCCGCGCATCCCAAAGTGATCAGTGGCGTTTACTACGACTACTGGTTTGCGCCATCGCTGTATTTATCAGGCGACTTTCTTGACTACCAACGTTATAACGATCGCTTCAGTGCGTTCTACTTTGCCGATGTGTCGGGGCATGGCGCGTCGTCTGCTTTCGTGACGGTGCTGCTCAAATATCTGTGTAACCGTTGGCTCAACGAGTGGGATGGCCAAGCCCCAGAGCAATTGCCCCCCCACTGGCTCGCGGCGATGAACCGTGAGCTGCAGGATACCGATATTGGAAAACATGCCACTTTATTCGTCGGTGTTATTGACCATGAGGCGCATACTCTTCACTATTCGCTCGGTGCTCAGCTACCGATGCCGCTGCTCGCAGCCGACGGTAAACTAGAGCGTCTTGCTGGGGAAGGGATGCCGGTAGGCCTTTTCCCCGATGTGGAGTACCCTGCGCTTAGCTGTGCTTTACCGGCCAATTTTCGTTTATGGCTGTGTTCAGACGGTGTATTGGAATGCTTGCCGGGTAAAACGCTCGACACGCGGCTCACGGAACTTGAGCAACTCGTTAGCGAAAGTGTCACGCTTGAGCAGCTGCGCGACCGGCTAGCCAGCACCAACTCGCTCCTCGAAAAGGGCGATGCGGATGATGAGGCGAACCAAGACCGCGATGCTTTACCCGATGACCTGACAATCATGATGGTGAGCGGATTTGGTCATGCTGATTGA
- a CDS encoding STAS domain-containing protein, whose protein sequence is MLIEEGRIKAAFDSGVFVLKLCGDVRLTLCATLDTQAQRLAQTPGLQAVMIDLREATNVDSTALGFLAKVAMAVKGRLEQPPTIIADNPDVRQMLDVMGFARFFTLMEAPLQPTTPLSSSMQDLPAEPADEEGLRTRILEAHRILMHMNEHNREQFQPLVEMLESQSTVTHK, encoded by the coding sequence ATGCTGATTGAAGAGGGCCGTATCAAAGCGGCGTTCGACTCTGGTGTTTTTGTCTTGAAGCTCTGCGGAGACGTGCGACTGACGCTGTGTGCCACGCTCGATACGCAAGCGCAACGCCTTGCCCAAACCCCTGGGCTCCAGGCGGTGATGATCGACCTGCGCGAAGCGACCAACGTGGATTCCACCGCGCTCGGCTTCCTTGCGAAAGTCGCTATGGCCGTCAAAGGGCGGTTGGAACAGCCGCCGACGATCATTGCCGATAACCCCGACGTGCGGCAGATGCTCGACGTCATGGGATTTGCGCGCTTTTTTACGCTAATGGAAGCGCCTCTGCAGCCCACTACCCCGCTCAGTTCATCGATGCAAGATTTGCCAGCCGAGCCTGCCGATGAAGAGGGCCTGCGCACACGTATTTTGGAAGCGCACCGTATTTTGATGCACATGAACGAGCATAATCGTGAGCAGTTTCAACCGCTGGTCGAAATGCTCGAATCGCAATCGACGGTGACACATAAGTAA
- the tal gene encoding transaldolase: MATSLLNQLKEMTTVVADTGDLEAIRRFQPKDATTNPSLILQAAQQEERRARLASIAKDSTDLDDAVDRVAVDIGSEISKLVPGYVSTEVSARLSFDRDATIAKAHSLIERYAECGVGPERILIKMASTWEGIQAARQLERDGIRTNLTLLFGFAQAQACADAGATLISPFVGRILDWHKARSPEADFSGANDPGVQSVKRIYDYYKGHGYPTIVMGASFRNVDEIQALAGCDRLTISPALLNELDELQGDLPRQLTPMGASSSIEQALAQADFRWEMNEDEMATDKLAEGIRKFMADQRKLEELLSALRQG, from the coding sequence ATGGCCACTAGCCTATTAAACCAATTGAAAGAGATGACCACTGTGGTGGCCGATACGGGAGACCTGGAGGCCATCCGCCGTTTTCAGCCCAAGGACGCCACCACCAATCCATCGCTGATTCTTCAAGCTGCCCAGCAAGAGGAACGACGGGCTCGCTTGGCCAGTATTGCCAAAGACAGCACCGATCTGGACGACGCGGTCGATCGTGTAGCGGTGGATATCGGTAGCGAAATTAGCAAGCTGGTACCCGGCTACGTATCGACCGAAGTCAGCGCCCGCCTCTCGTTTGACCGTGACGCCACGATTGCCAAGGCGCACTCGCTGATCGAGCGTTATGCCGAGTGCGGCGTGGGTCCTGAGCGTATTCTGATCAAGATGGCCTCTACCTGGGAAGGCATTCAGGCCGCCCGCCAGTTGGAGCGCGACGGCATTCGTACCAATCTGACATTGCTATTCGGCTTTGCTCAGGCGCAGGCATGTGCCGACGCCGGTGCCACGCTCATTTCACCGTTCGTTGGCCGCATCCTCGACTGGCACAAAGCCCGTTCGCCGGAAGCCGACTTTAGCGGCGCCAATGATCCGGGCGTACAGTCGGTAAAACGTATCTACGACTACTATAAAGGCCATGGCTACCCCACGATCGTCATGGGAGCGAGCTTCCGGAACGTCGATGAAATTCAGGCACTCGCTGGCTGCGATCGACTCACCATCTCCCCTGCTCTGCTCAACGAACTCGACGAGCTGCAGGGTGACTTGCCACGGCAGTTAACGCCCATGGGTGCTAGCAGCTCCATCGAGCAAGCGCTAGCGCAGGCTGATTTCCGGTGGGAGATGAACGAAGACGAAATGGCGACAGACAAGTTGGCCGAGGGTATTCGCAAATTCATGGCCGATCAGCGTAAGCTCGAGGAGCTGCTGAGCGCGCTACGCCAAGGGTAA
- a CDS encoding methyl-accepting chemotaxis protein, which yields MMTLTKLENISLRQLSLSALLLMAGCLLMFAALAWHIMQQSQRDLAALELVNVQQASSLNRLHIASLEGLNRMDRALERQLRPSLGDPIAALEAVEYELNEMSQALDSFLQATQNSPYSALRDAIDDRAHQLLASMDAQHDAITSGDRSGYRQITLEAMAHSEALASHARAFYQVADQQGVSLMQKAEQRGGMVAVGLALGMAISLALMGSLIWLGHYQLLQPIRHLIVHFRHMADGDLSKAVPARGNNEIGQLYAALGVMQTSLIGTVTQLHDNSQHVFQSAQRLALGNEDLATRTHQQTTSLDSTATNVHTLTDSVAHTAEHALQAKELTEHATAQAQRSHQTMEAFLSTMGEIDTHAKQVNDIVNVINSISFQTNLLALNASVEAARAGEQGRGFAVVAAEVRSLATRSAEAATQIRHLLASSNASIERGNQLSRDASQQFEEMVGSISSTRRVITDIADAAHLQHQHIEEINKTLQEQTHVTQANARQVDATAQDAMSLESAAEGMREKAAQFKVNQQCRASDYQWRAADSSPTLPINHTQRESALLE from the coding sequence ATGATGACACTCACAAAACTTGAAAACATTTCGTTACGCCAGCTAAGCCTATCGGCACTGCTCTTGATGGCGGGCTGCCTGCTGATGTTTGCCGCGCTAGCATGGCACATCATGCAGCAGAGCCAGCGTGATCTGGCCGCTTTGGAGCTGGTCAACGTGCAGCAAGCGTCTTCGCTGAATCGACTACACATCGCCAGTTTAGAAGGACTCAATCGCATGGATCGCGCTTTAGAGCGACAACTGCGCCCCTCGCTCGGTGATCCTATTGCAGCGCTTGAAGCGGTCGAGTACGAGTTGAACGAAATGTCACAGGCACTTGATAGCTTTCTGCAAGCCACACAGAACAGCCCGTATTCAGCGCTACGCGATGCCATCGATGATAGAGCCCATCAACTGCTGGCTAGCATGGATGCGCAGCACGATGCCATCACCTCCGGTGACCGCAGTGGCTATCGACAAATCACGCTGGAAGCCATGGCGCACAGCGAGGCGCTAGCCAGTCATGCACGCGCATTTTATCAGGTCGCCGATCAGCAAGGCGTCAGTCTGATGCAAAAGGCCGAGCAGCGTGGTGGCATGGTCGCCGTTGGCTTGGCCCTGGGTATGGCGATCTCACTCGCACTCATGGGATCGCTGATATGGCTTGGGCATTACCAGTTGCTTCAGCCCATTCGCCACTTGATCGTCCACTTCCGTCATATGGCCGACGGGGATTTGAGCAAGGCGGTTCCCGCTCGAGGTAACAATGAAATCGGCCAGCTCTATGCTGCCTTGGGCGTCATGCAAACCTCTCTCATTGGCACCGTCACCCAGCTACATGACAACAGTCAGCACGTCTTCCAAAGCGCTCAGCGTTTGGCATTGGGTAATGAGGACCTCGCCACACGCACTCATCAGCAAACCACCTCGTTGGACAGCACGGCAACCAACGTCCATACGTTAACCGATAGTGTGGCGCATACCGCTGAACATGCTCTCCAGGCTAAAGAGTTAACCGAACATGCGACGGCGCAGGCACAGCGGAGCCACCAGACCATGGAAGCCTTTCTGTCGACCATGGGAGAGATCGACACCCACGCCAAGCAGGTCAACGACATCGTCAATGTCATCAATAGCATTTCGTTCCAAACGAACCTGCTCGCTCTCAACGCCTCGGTAGAAGCCGCGCGAGCGGGTGAGCAGGGCCGCGGCTTTGCCGTCGTGGCTGCAGAAGTACGCTCACTGGCCACCCGCAGCGCGGAAGCCGCGACCCAAATTCGTCACTTATTGGCATCTTCCAATGCGAGTATCGAGCGGGGTAATCAGCTATCCCGCGATGCCAGTCAACAGTTCGAAGAGATGGTGGGCTCGATCTCCTCGACCCGCCGAGTAATCACCGACATCGCCGATGCTGCCCACCTGCAACACCAGCACATCGAAGAGATCAACAAAACATTACAGGAACAAACCCATGTGACACAGGCGAATGCTCGGCAGGTCGATGCCACCGCACAAGACGCCATGTCGCTGGAGTCGGCCGCCGAAGGGATGCGCGAGAAAGCGGCCCAATTCAAGGTAAACCAACAGTGCCGGGCATCTGATTACCAGTGGCGCGCCGCAGATTCTTCGCCAACGTTACCGATCAACCATACTCAACGTGAGTCAGCCTTGTTAGAGTAA